DNA from Peromyscus leucopus breed LL Stock chromosome 3, UCI_PerLeu_2.1, whole genome shotgun sequence:
GAGTTTTCATTCATCCACGGTGGGTGTGCAACACCGTCATTGTAAAcacctcccatctcctctggTTCCATTATTTACCATTTACCAACAGCAAAACTTGAGCGTCCCCATCCACAGCACTGTTTACCAAAGCCTGCCATTCTTGTTTGGTCAGACTGTGGTGTTCTGCTCTGAGATCACGCTTGTTTAACCCAAGCACAGATGGTGCCTGAATAAAAGGcaacgaaagaaagaaaggacctgCCCAGAACCACAGGCACAAGTCACAACAGGGCCTTGAGAGAGCAGCCTGTGGCAGGAAGCAGCCTTCCAGCCCCCACCTCCGCCCTCAGCTCAGCCTTCTGCATGGAAGGAAAAATCACACCCAGGAAAGAGGCCCTTGCTTCCTTCTGTTTAAACTCTTAGCTATTATTCTAAAGGACTATTATTCTAAAGAAAGCACACTGCCCTTCAAGCTTTCTCAAGTCTTGCTACTGCTTGGGAACCAATGCAAGAGCTCTCTCTGCAAATCGGCCTGGGAAATAGGAAGAACAGGGGGCAGGTGATAAAAACACCCCTATGCTTCAGAAGGCAGACCCACCCCGCGTGTCCCTTCTCACCAGATATGCAGACAACTGAGGGTAGCAAACAGAATCCCCATAACGAAGGCCAAGGGGATGGCCAGAAACACCGTCAGGAACTTGTAGATCACATATTTGCTGATTTCAAAGAGGGCATGGCTGCAGATCCACACTTTGTCAAAGGAGTGTGTAGTCTCAGGTTCTGCAATCAGATCATCGAAGCCTAGCTGCAGAGACAAGACACAGGACCCATGCTGTCACCAACCTGTctggaggggtggtggtggtggggcgggAGCAGAGGCCTTATAAGCAGGGGAAGTCCACAGGAAAGATGGCTATAGAGTATTCCCAGCGTTTCTTAGGGTGACAGTGGGCACACAGGAATTGGGACAAACATTCCTGGCTGTGCAGGGAGCCTGAGGGCTGTCTGTGCGGGCCAACAGGACCAGTCACCACTGATGGGCAGGAGTTAAAGGGGCATCCTCCTGCAGAGAGCCAGGGACCCACAGCAGCCTCCAGCCTCGGTGACGACCTGCCTGAAACTCACCTTGAGATGCGAGTTGAGCCGATGAGGATCCCGGTCGTGACTCGAGTCCACATACTTCTCAGGATCTGCGTAGTCGACACCACTGTGGTGGCTGTAGGCGTCATCAGCCATGAAGAGCTGCACGTCAGCCTTC
Protein-coding regions in this window:
- the Cav2 gene encoding caveolin-2, with amino-acid sequence MGLETEKADVQLFMADDAYSHHSGVDYADPEKYVDSSHDRDPHRLNSHLKLGFDDLIAEPETTHSFDKVWICSHALFEISKYVIYKFLTVFLAIPLAFVMGILFATLSCLHIWILMPFVKTCLMVLPSVQTIWKSVTDVVIGPLCASVGRCFSSVSMQLSHD